From Cucumis melo cultivar AY chromosome 1, USDA_Cmelo_AY_1.0, whole genome shotgun sequence, a single genomic window includes:
- the LOC127149842 gene encoding CO(2)-response secreted protease-like has protein sequence MVNDAPWILTVAASTIDRDFESDVVLGNKKVIKGEGINFSDLQKSPVYPLIQGKSAKKASASEDSARICSEDSMDEAQVKGKIVICESSVEGGGSDWQSQAETVKSLQGVGVVLIDDDSKLVAEKFTTPMTVISKKDGPEILSYVNSSRKPVATILPTETIINYKPAPAITYFSSRGPNPAVLNIIKPDISAPGVNILAAWLGNDSSSTPQATKSPLFNVISGTSMSCPHVSGVVASVKSQNPTWSPSAIKSAIMTTAIQTNNLGSPMTLDTGSVATPYDYGAGEISTNGALQPGLVYETSTTDYLLYLCGRGYNLTTIKSITTTVPDGFDCPKNSTTDYISNMNYPTIAVSELKGKESKKVIRTVTNVGGNGETVYTVSVDAPEEVEVKVIPEKLKFAKNNEKQSYQVVFTPTASTLKERVFGSITWTNGKHRVRSLFVVTSESSEP, from the exons ATGGTGAACGACGCGCCGTGGATTCTAACAGTGGCTGCCTCCACCATTGATAGGGATTTTGAGTCTGATGTTGTGTTGGGCAACAAAAAAGTGATCAAG GGCGAAGGTATAAATTTCTCTGATCTTCAAAAGTCCCCTGTATACCCTCTAATACAAGGCAAGTCAGCCAAGAAAGCGAGTGCCAGTGAAGACAGTGCAAG gaTTTGTTCTGAAGATTCCATGGATGAAGCTCAAGTGAAGGGAAAGATAGTTATTTGCGAAAGCAGTGTCGAAGGAGGTGGTTCGGATTGGCAAAGTCAGGCGGAAACAGTGAAGAGTCTTCAAGGGGTTGGGGTAGTTTTAATTGATGACGACTCAAAATTAGTTGCAGAGAAGTTTACTACTCCCATGACAGTTATTAGCAAAAAGGACGGTCCTGAGATCCTCTCCTATGTTAACTCAAGCAg GAAACCAGTTGCTACAATTCTCCCCACTGAGACCATAATAAACTATAAGCCAGCACCTGCTATAACATATTTTTCATCCAGAGGGCCTAATCCCGCAGTATTAAACATAATTAAG CCGGACATATCAGCACCAGGAGTGAACATTCTTGCAGCCTGGCTTGGAAATGATtcaagttcaactccacaagCAACAAAGTCACCACTCTTCAATGTGATCTCAGGAACTTCAATGTCCTGCCCCCATGTCTCTGGCGTAGTGGCCTCTGTAAAATCTCAAAACCCCACATGGAGTCCCTCAGCAATCAAATCAGCCATCATGACAACAG CAATCCAAACGAATAACTTGGGATCGCCTATGACTTTGGATACGGGATCAGTAGCCACACCTTATGATTATGGGGCAGGAGAAATATCAACCAATGGAGCATTACAACCAGGACTAGTCTACGAAACTAGTACAACAGACTACTTACTATACCTTTGCGGCCGAGGTTATAATCTAACCACCATTAAAAGCATCACAACTACTGTTCCTGATGGATTTGATTGCcccaagaattcaactacaGACTACATATCCAACATGAACTACCCAACAATAGCAGTATCAGAATTGAAAGGCAAGGAAAGTAAGAAAGTAATCAGAACAGTTACAAATGTTGGTGGCAATGGTGAAACAGTTTACACAGTCAGTGTAGACGCACCTGAGGAAGTAGAGGTCAAAGTGATTCCAGAGAAATTGAAATTTGCAAAGAACAATGAGAAGCAGAGTTATCAAGTGGTTTTCACCCCAACTGCATCCACACTGAAGGAAAGAGTCTTTGGTTCAATCACTTGGACCAATGGAAAACATCGAGTCCGAAGTCTATTTGTCGTCACTAGTGAGAGTAGTGAGCCATAA